Below is a genomic region from Sinobacterium norvegicum.
GAATTCTGGTGGTGGCGCGATGCCGTCACCCAGCAACTGACGCACCTTGGTGCCCGACAACAGGATGAAATCTTCTTTCGCGTGATCCGGCGCATCCTTCATCATGATGACTTTGTTCAGCTTCTTAGAGTAAGCGGTGTGATCGGCGCGGTAAATCTCAATATCCAAGGCACCAGCGGGGACTTTCTCGTCGAAGATGGTCTGTGCATCGAAGCCACCGTAGTAATCGCCAACACCGGCGTGGTCACGACCAACGATAAAGTGGGTGCAACCACAGTTCTGACGGAAGAGTGCATGCAGCACGGCTTCACGTGGGCCAGCATACAGCATATCGAAGCCGTAGCCGGTGACCATGACGGTGTTTTCTGGGAAGTAGACATCGACCATTTTACGGATACAGTCATCGCGAACATCGGCAGGGATGTCACCCTTCTTCAGTTTACCGAGTAACATGTGGACCAAAATACCGTCGGTGTTGAGGTCTTCCTGCGCCATGCGACACAACTCTTCATGGGCGCGGTGCATTGGGTTACGGGTTTGGAAGGCAACAACTTTTTCCCAACCGCGATCGGCGATCTCATTGCGAATCTCTACCGCGGTGCGGAAGGTATCGGGGAAGTCGGCGGCGAAGTAGGAGTAGTTCAATACTTCGATGGCGCCAGACAATACATACTTGCCCAGGCCGGTAAAGGTAGCAACACCTGGGTGCTCAGCATCGTCGGTACCGAAGATCTCAACCGCCATGGCGATAAGCTCTTCGACGGTCACATCTTCGATGGCATCGACATTCATCACGGCAAGAACAGGGTTGCCTTCAACGTTGGGATCGCGAAGGGCGATACGTGAAGCGCCTTCGATGGCCGAGATGTCATTGGTGATGTTCACCACAGGCACAGGCCAGAACAAACCGTCGGTCGTCTTTAGGCTGTTGGCAACACTCTTGGCGTCGGCCAGATTCATATAGCCATTGAGCGGGGTAAAATAACCGGCACCCAGCATGACAGCGTTGGCGGCTGCGGCCGAGTTTAATAGCAGTGAAGGCAGCGTCTGCGCTTCCTCTAATAGTGCTGCACGCTTGGCTTCGTCAGCCACGTATAGCGGGTTTAACTGTTCAGAACCGTGAGGCTTGATCATTCTTATACTCCAATCATTAAAGTCAGCGGCTCAATCGAGCCGCTAATAATTACTTTTATTCGCCGCTTAAAATACCGCGATCTGTCAACAGCTGCAGCAGGATGGCAACCTCTTCTTCCAGCGACTGCTCGTGGCTGTTTAAGACCAGCTCGGCCTTCTCTGGCGCCTCGTAGGGGTCAGAAATACCGGTAAAGTTAGGAATCTCGCCAGCTCGGGCCTTCTTGTACAAGCCTTTCGGATCACGCTCTTCCGCCACGTCCAGTGGTACATCGACAAACACCTCGATGAAGTCCATACCGGAGGCTTCATGTAGTTCGCGAACAAGGTCACGGTCGGCGCGGTAGGGGCTGACAAAGCTGGACAGGGTGATGACACCGGTGTCGACGAACAACTTCGCGACTTCACCGATACGACGAATGTTTTCGGTACGATCTTCGGCGCTGAAGCCGAGGTTTTTGTTAATACCCATGCGGATATTATCGCCGTCGAGACGGTAGGTAAGCTTGCCTTGCTCGGCCAGTGCCTTCTCTAGGGCTACTGCTACTGTACTCTTACCGCTGCCAGATAGGCCGGTAAACCATACGGTTGCGCCTTTTTGACCGAGCATACGCTGACGATCCTGACGAGAGATTTCACCGTCGTGCCAATGTACGTTGGTTGCTTTTTGTTCAGCCATTGTCGCTACTCCAAATCCTGATTTAACACGCAAACAGGCTCAAAAACCTGCCTCAAATTTTTGCCAGAGAATACTACAGCAAAACGGCCAGGCCGTCGCCATAGAAGACGATTAATCATCAGTTAAATTAGTGGTCAGCCAACCCTGCCTACCGAACGGCTTCAGGGTTGCTTGGTCACTATTGATCTTTGTTATTGCTGGACGGTTCAGCCTCGATAAAACGCCGACGATAATCTGCAAATTGCTGCCTTAACCCCTCTTCAGTCAAGCCAAATTGAGCCAGGGTGTAATGATGAGCGGCCCGGTCTTCACGCCGGTTATCCTGTCGCCATTGAGCCATCGCCTCCAGGGCCTGCTCGGTGGCTTCCATGCCGACAAAATCGTAAATCTGCTTAGCACAGCCCTCGGCATCTATTGTCGTCTGCTCAAACCATAAATCGAGAAAGACCTCCGGGGCATCGTCGCGCACATCCATGGTGTGTCGCATCCCCGCTGCA
It encodes:
- the sat gene encoding sulfate adenylyltransferase; the protein is MIKPHGSEQLNPLYVADEAKRAALLEEAQTLPSLLLNSAAAANAVMLGAGYFTPLNGYMNLADAKSVANSLKTTDGLFWPVPVVNITNDISAIEGASRIALRDPNVEGNPVLAVMNVDAIEDVTVEELIAMAVEIFGTDDAEHPGVATFTGLGKYVLSGAIEVLNYSYFAADFPDTFRTAVEIRNEIADRGWEKVVAFQTRNPMHRAHEELCRMAQEDLNTDGILVHMLLGKLKKGDIPADVRDDCIRKMVDVYFPENTVMVTGYGFDMLYAGPREAVLHALFRQNCGCTHFIVGRDHAGVGDYYGGFDAQTIFDEKVPAGALDIEIYRADHTAYSKKLNKVIMMKDAPDHAKEDFILLSGTKVRQLLGDGIAPPPEFSRPEVAEILMNYYRSTQ
- the cysC gene encoding adenylyl-sulfate kinase; the encoded protein is MAEQKATNVHWHDGEISRQDRQRMLGQKGATVWFTGLSGSGKSTVAVALEKALAEQGKLTYRLDGDNIRMGINKNLGFSAEDRTENIRRIGEVAKLFVDTGVITLSSFVSPYRADRDLVRELHEASGMDFIEVFVDVPLDVAEERDPKGLYKKARAGEIPNFTGISDPYEAPEKAELVLNSHEQSLEEEVAILLQLLTDRGILSGE